Proteins encoded by one window of Rhodospirillaceae bacterium:
- a CDS encoding YggS family pyridoxal phosphate-dependent enzyme, with protein MRTKAPTSEGEDIAIRLENVKARIRTAITHSSXATAHPTLVAVSKTIGQHPIETLLRWGHTSFGENRVQEALSKWPVLKDKYPEAKLHLIGQLQTNKVKEAAKLFDVIETVDRPKLAEELARFRDRNGFCPALLVQVNTGCEPQKGGTDPAEADKFIQFCVSKLALPVKGLMCIPPVDAEPSLHFGLVRAIALRHELASLSMGMSKDFEVALAFGATSVRVGSAIFGPREELSKDDT; from the coding sequence ATGCGCACAAAGGCTCCTACGAGTGAGGGTGAAGATATTGCTATAAGATTGGAAAATGTTAAAGCTCGCATACGAACAGCAATAACACATTCGAGCNTGGCTACCGCACATCCTACTCTGGTTGCCGTTTCCAAGACAATCGGTCAGCATCCGATTGAAACCTTGTTGAGGTGGGGACATACATCTTTTGGTGAGAATAGGGTGCAAGAGGCTTTGAGCAAGTGGCCTGTATTAAAAGATAAATATCCGGAAGCTAAGCTTCACCTTATTGGTCAATTACAGACCAATAAGGTTAAAGAGGCTGCGAAACTTTTTGATGTTATAGAGACCGTTGATCGACCAAAACTTGCGGAAGAATTGGCCAGATTTAGAGATCGAAATGGATTTTGCCCGGCTTTGCTGGTCCAGGTAAATACGGGATGTGAGCCGCAGAAGGGAGGTACAGATCCAGCGGAGGCTGATAAGTTCATTCAATTTTGTGTGTCTAAGTTAGCCCTGCCGGTTAAGGGGTTAATGTGCATTCCACCTGTGGATGCGGAGCCGTCCCTTCATTTTGGTTTGGTCAGGGCCATAGCGCTACGGCATGAGTTAGCCTCACTTAGTATGGGTATGAGTAAGGACTTTGAAGTTGCACTTGCTTTTGGGGCGACGAGTGTACGTGTGGGAAGTGCTATATTTGGCCCTAGGGAAGAGCTGAGTAAGGATGACACTTAG
- a CDS encoding ammonia channel protein: MNYVYGPTLTMGLSLIAGPALAQDALSGANTAWILTCTALVLFMTMPGLALFYAGLVRAQNVVSVLMHCFAICCLASVLWFVCTYSLAFSNGNDYVGGLGKAFLAGVGLMSMSGDIPETVFFMFQMTFAIITPALIVGAFVERIKFSAVLLFSLLWSIVVYAPVAHWVWGGGWLGNMGVQDFAGGLVVHMTCGISALVLAAVLGPRAGFPGXIKRPXSPVLVMIGAAMLWVGWYGFNAGSALAAGEAAGMAMTVTHISAATAALTWMLIEWLKHGKPTLVGIATGXIAGLATITPASGFVGPMGALFIGIAAGIVCYYMCGIVKNALKIDDSLDVFAVHGVGGAMGTLLTAIFGTVALGGLGLSDKSMGSQFGVQLTGVIATLVWSGLATLIIAKILQATVGLRASQEEETDGLDIVTHGERGYEL, from the coding sequence ATGAATTACGTATATGGTCCCACGTTAACAATGGGACTGTCTCTCATTGCAGGACCGGCCCTTGCACAAGATGCCTTATCGGGCGCAAACACCGCATGGATTCTGACCTGTACGGCCTTGGTCCTATTTATGACAATGCCTGGACTGGCGCTCTTTTATGCAGGGCTGGTGCGTGCTCAAAACGTCGTATCTGTTTTGATGCATTGTTTTGCTATCTGCTGCCTTGCCTCTGTGTTGTGGTTTGTTTGCACATACAGTTTAGCCTTCAGTAACGGAAACGATTATGTAGGGGGACTTGGCAAAGCCTTTTTAGCCGGCGTCGGCCTAATGTCAATGTCAGGAGATATACCGGAAACTGTATTCTTTATGTTTCAAATGACATTCGCAATTATTACTCCCGCNCTAATAGTCGGCGCCTTTGTCGAGCGAATTAAATTCAGCGCAGTGCTTCTTTTTAGCTTACTCTGGTCAATAGTTGTTTATGCTCCAGTAGCCCACTGGGTCTGGGGAGGTGGTTGGCTTGGAAATATGGGTGTCCAGGACTTTGCGGGAGGTCTAGTGGTCCATATGACGTGCGGTATCTCGGCTCTCGTGTTGGCAGCTGTCCTCGGTCCACGCGCCGGTTTCCCNGGAGNCATCAAACGCCCTCANAGCCCTGTACTAGTTATGATTGGGGCCGCAATGCTATGGGTCGGCTGGTATGGCTTCAACGCGGGTAGCGCGTTGGCTGCAGGCGAAGCTGCCGGAATGGCCATGACCGTAACACATATTTCTGCGGCGACTGCAGCACTCACGTGGATGTTGATTGAGTGGCTCAAACATGGAAAGCCTACTCTCGTTGGAATAGCAACTGGCNCCATAGCTGGTTTAGCCACCATAACCCCAGCGTCGGGTTTCGTTGGACCCATGGGGGCTCTCTTCATTGGCATTGCCGCCGGAATCGTCTGCTACTATATGTGCGGCATAGTGAAGAATGCACTAAAGATTGATGATTCGTTGGATGTATTTGCAGTTCATGGCGTTGGCGGGGCCATGGGAACCCTTCTCACCGCAATATTCGGTACCGTTGCATTAGGGGGTTTGGGCCTCTCGGACAAGAGCATGGGTAGCCAATTTGGCGTCCAACTTACAGGCGTTATTGCAACCTTGGTCTGGTCGGGCTTGGCGACACTCATCATAGCTAAAATCCTCCAGGCTACTGTTGGCCTCCGGGCAAGCCAAGAAGAAGAGACGGATGGTTTAGACATCGTAACCCATGGCGAAAGAGGGTACGAACTCTAG
- a CDS encoding 2-octaprenyl-6-methoxyphenyl hydroxylase: MDDSLIADILVVGGGLVGLTLAISAAQSGFRVVVIDRDTPENSTGAEFDGRVSSVAAGSANLFKALGLWGMVSSEAQPIYQIRVSDGEAPRFLHYDSDDLGGEPMGYIVENRILRCALYLAAKREERITLKNGTFLEKLETDAFRVSALFSDGTFVRAPLVIAADGRVSSVRACVGIGTTYKDYGQMGIVCTVTHELDHEGIAHERFLRGGPFAILPMRGKRSSLVWTERTELARELLKVKAEIFLDELRWRLGDFLGDLGLAGRVWSYPLSLTMAKDLVAQRTALVGDAAHAIHPIAGQGLNLGLRDAAVLVEVIADARRLGLDIGDQGTLSRYSRWRRFDALTMAAVTDGLNRLFAHDSEVFRVMRNVGLTAVNSNRPLKALFRKHAMGLLGKLPKLLEGEPS; this comes from the coding sequence ATTGATGATAGTCTAATCGCAGACATTTTGGTAGTTGGCGGTGGGTTAGTTGGGCTTACCTTAGCCATTTCCGCTGCCCAGTCGGGTTTCCGTGTGGTGGTGATTGATCGAGACACACCAGAAAATTCGACAGGTGCAGAATTCGATGGTCGCGTTTCGTCGGTCGCAGCAGGATCGGCCAACTTGTTTAAGGCGCTAGGGTTGTGGGGGATGGTCTCATCCGAAGCCCAGCCCATTTACCAAATCCGGGTTTCTGACGGGGAGGCGCCGAGGTTTCTGCACTATGATAGTGATGACCTTGGCGGAGAGCCAATGGGCTATATTGTGGAGAACCGAATTCTGCGCTGTGCCCTCTATCTAGCGGCCAAGCGTGAAGAGAGAATAACGCTGAAAAACGGAACCTTCCTAGAAAAACTAGAGACGGATGCTTTTCGAGTTTCAGCACTTTTCTCTGATGGGACTTTCGTGCGGGCCCCGTTGGTCATCGCAGCTGATGGTCGGGTGTCTTCCGTAAGGGCTTGTGTTGGCATTGGCACGACGTACAAAGATTATGGGCAGATGGGAATAGTTTGCACGGTGACGCATGAACTTGACCATGAAGGAATCGCCCACGAGCGTTTTCTGCGTGGAGGCCCCTTCGCAATATTGCCTATGAGAGGAAAGAGGTCGTCTCTGGTCTGGACCGAAAGAACAGAACTCGCACGGGAATTGCTTAAAGTGAAGGCGGAGATTTTCCTAGATGAGTTGAGGTGGCGTTTGGGCGATTTTCTCGGAGATTTAGGCCTGGCTGGAAGGGTCTGGTCTTATCCTCTTAGCCTTACCATGGCCAAAGACCTAGTGGCCCAACGAACCGCCTTGGTTGGTGATGCTGCTCACGCAATCCACCCCATTGCCGGTCAGGGTTTGAATTTAGGGCTACGGGATGCGGCGGTGTTAGTGGAGGTGATAGCTGATGCTCGACGCCTTGGTCTCGATATCGGAGACCAGGGGACCCTGAGCCGGTATAGCCGTTGGAGGAGGTTCGATGCATTGACTATGGCTGCGGTTACGGATGGCTTGAATAGGCTATTTGCTCACGACAGTGAGGTCTTTCGGGTTATGCGAAATGTTGGGCTAACTGCGGTGAATAGCAATAGGCCACTAAAGGCCCTTTTTCGAAAACACGCGATGGGCCTTTTGGGTAAGCTTCCAAAACTTTTAGAGGGGGAGCCTTCGTGA
- a CDS encoding cell division protein FtsK, which translates to MASSGHRYPSLLPSGTAEFARRRACELLGLILVIGAASLMAALISYNSADPSYNTATGTAPTNWLGLGGSYISEIMIDSFGAVSIIPVLALCGWGWRLIRRHTLDLAWLRIMAAPLLMLTAAAALAFIPYALPLNPAGNISPAGYVGYYLGAHQLLVANSLSIPFWILPLVFGAITLGTLPLTLGVPWNDWRALLTMVWRSIQWLALSAWWGITNLVGPLTAQSVHKKRMRSAAKKRHRKKSKARVEPRLRTSSVSSSRVKEPDRVRPGTRETKERQGSLRLDKKRAELPPLSLLAAPKMAKSNSVDRGSEHKERQALLDALEQYKVGGSIAASRIGPVVTRHEFVPVEGTRAARVIALSDDIARSMSRISARVAVIPGENAIGIELPNPNRQTVYLRELLGSADFENAAHQLPLALGKDIGGTPIIEDLTRMPHVLVAGTTGSGKSVAINSMILSLVYRLPPESCRLIMIDPKMLELSVYDGIPHLLHPVVTEPKKAVVALKWAVKEMNERYRLMSNLNVRNIAGYNKRVKDADLKGQQLTRTVQTGFDHETGVPVYEEQLLDMEPLPLLVVVVDEMADLMLVAGKEIEIAVQSLAQKARAAGIHLIIATQRPSVDVITGTIKANLPTRISFQVTSKIDSRTILGEQGAEQLLGMGDMLYMAGGAQLKRVHGPFVSEDEVELVANFLREQGAPEYLAEVTEDPAEDTEAGPGENIMRDDLYDKALQLVLSQRKASTSFIQRHLQIGYNRAARLIERMESEGVVSSANHVGKRDILVPSSDV; encoded by the coding sequence ATGGCATCGTCAGGGCATCGTTATCCCTCCCTTTTACCCTCTGGCACGGCGGAGTTCGCACGCCGCAGGGCTTGTGAGTTGCTAGGCTTAATTCTTGTAATTGGCGCAGCCTCCCTTATGGCTGCCCTAATATCCTATAATTCAGCGGACCCGTCCTATAACACCGCCACAGGGACTGCCCCAACAAATTGGTTGGGTCTAGGCGGATCATATATATCAGAAATAATGATCGACTCATTTGGCGCCGTGTCCATTATCCCTGTGCTCGCTTTGTGTGGCTGGGGATGGCGTTTAATACGCCGCCATACTCTTGACCTAGCATGGCTTAGAATAATGGCAGCTCCCTTACTTATGCTAACAGCTGCCGCTGCCCTCGCTTTTATCCCCTACGCCCTTCCCCTAAACCCAGCTGGCAACATAAGCCCGGCTGGCTATGTTGGCTATTATTTAGGCGCCCATCAGCTTTTGGTAGCCAACAGTCTGAGTATTCCATTTTGGATTTTGCCCCTTGTATTCGGAGCAATTACATTAGGCACACTCCCGCTTACTTTGGGAGTCCCATGGAATGACTGGAGGGCCCTGCTTACTATGGTGTGGCGATCAATCCAATGGCTAGCTCTTAGCGCCTGGTGGGGTATAACCAACTTAGTGGGACCGTTAACTGCGCAAAGCGTCCACAAGAAACGCATGAGATCTGCCGCTAAAAAACGACACCGCAAAAAGTCTAAGGCCAGGGTGGAACCCAGACTCCGAACCTCTTCAGTGAGCTCCTCAAGAGTGAAGGAGCCGGATCGCGTTAGACCCGGAACCCGGGAGACTAAGGAGCGGCAGGGCAGTTTAAGGCTGGACAAAAAACGTGCTGAACTGCCCCCTTTAAGCCTATTAGCAGCCCCAAAAATGGCCAAAAGCAACAGTGTAGATAGAGGATCCGAACACAAGGAAAGGCAGGCTCTTCTTGACGCGCTAGAACAGTACAAAGTAGGCGGCTCGATAGCGGCTAGTCGCATAGGCCCGGTTGTCACGAGGCATGAATTTGTGCCCGTGGAAGGAACCCGGGCGGCACGCGTAATTGCCCTATCCGATGATATAGCAAGGTCGATGAGCAGGATATCCGCCCGTGTGGCAGTAATACCTGGAGAGAATGCCATCGGGATTGAGCTCCCTAACCCCAATCGACAAACTGTCTACCTCAGGGAACTTCTCGGAAGCGCTGATTTTGAGAATGCTGCCCACCAATTACCATTGGCCCTAGGTAAAGATATTGGAGGAACACCAATCATCGAGGACCTAACAAGGATGCCGCACGTGTTGGTCGCCGGCACCACTGGGTCCGGTAAGTCTGTCGCTATAAATAGTATGATACTGTCCCTGGTGTATCGTCTGCCGCCTGAGTCTTGTCGGTTGATAATGATTGACCCAAAAATGCTGGAGTTATCGGTCTATGATGGAATACCTCATCTTCTTCATCCAGTTGTTACAGAACCAAAGAAAGCTGTTGTAGCACTCAAATGGGCGGTGAAGGAAATGAATGAACGATATCGCCTAATGTCAAATTTAAACGTCCGAAACATCGCGGGCTACAACAAACGGGTAAAAGACGCAGATCTAAAAGGCCAACAGTTAACCCGAACAGTGCAGACAGGCTTTGACCACGAGACTGGTGTTCCAGTCTACGAGGAACAATTGCTAGACATGGAGCCATTGCCACTATTGGTAGTGGTGGTCGACGAAATGGCCGATCTTATGTTAGTGGCGGGGAAAGAGATAGAAATCGCTGTACAGTCTTTGGCACAGAAAGCCCGTGCCGCTGGTATTCACCTCATTATAGCAACACAACGCCCGTCAGTTGACGTTATAACGGGGACCATTAAAGCAAATCTACCGACAAGGATTAGTTTCCAAGTTACCTCCAAGATCGATAGCCGCACCATTCTGGGAGAACAAGGAGCAGAACAATTGTTAGGTATGGGTGATATGTTGTATATGGCGGGCGGGGCCCAACTGAAACGAGTGCACGGGCCTTTTGTCAGTGAAGACGAGGTAGAGCTTGTGGCCAATTTCCTGCGTGAACAAGGCGCCCCCGAATACCTTGCTGAGGTCACAGAGGATCCTGCAGAGGACACTGAGGCGGGACCTGGTGAAAATATCATGCGAGACGATTTGTATGATAAAGCCCTGCAGCTTGTACTATCTCAAAGGAAAGCGTCGACAAGCTTTATTCAGCGGCATTTACAAATCGGCTACAATAGGGCTGCACGCCTTATAGAACGAATGGAGTCGGAAGGAGTAGTAAGCTCCGCAAACCACGTTGGAAAAAGGGATATCCTAGTTCCCTCATCCGATGTCTAA
- the pyrE gene encoding orotate phosphoribosyltransferase, producing the protein MTSCTNIKEKLKNLVREKSLLCGANFTLASGETSQYYFNMKNTTFHPEGSLLLSDLILELLEPYRVDSIGGLEMGAVPIAAAVTCRSFQTDLPVAGFFVRKQTKGHGTKSLIEPNQPAGTKVAIIEDVTTTGASALQAVDALEAAGCKVSVIITLVDRQEGATEAFASRNLPFHALFSASDFDVSAA; encoded by the coding sequence ATGACAAGCTGCACGAACATTAAGGAAAAACTCAAAAACCTAGTAAGAGAAAAGTCTCTATTATGTGGCGCTAATTTCACCCTGGCCTCCGGCGAGACGAGCCAATATTACTTTAATATGAAAAATACAACCTTTCACCCGGAGGGCTCCCTGCTCTTATCCGACCTTATCTTAGAGCTACTGGAACCATACAGAGTAGATAGCATAGGAGGCCTTGAAATGGGTGCAGTCCCTATTGCAGCCGCCGTAACATGCCGAAGCTTTCAGACAGACCTGCCTGTTGCCGGGTTTTTTGTCAGAAAACAAACAAAAGGTCACGGCACCAAATCTTTGATTGAGCCCAACCAACCGGCGGGAACAAAGGTTGCTATTATTGAAGATGTTACCACCACTGGCGCTTCAGCCTTGCAAGCCGTGGACGCGCTTGAGGCAGCAGGTTGTAAGGTCTCCGTTATCATTACTCTGGTTGACAGACAGGAGGGTGCTACAGAAGCCTTTGCCAGCCGAAACCTCCCATTCCATGCATTATTCAGCGCTTCAGACTTTGACGTATCCGCCGCCTAA
- a CDS encoding aspartate aminotransferase, with protein MVNERLDLLRDYPFRRLSALLADLNPPAREEEIIMSIGEPQHPYPAFVDRXLAENSGLWGKYPPTLGTRELRVSISDWLHRRYGLTSIQIDPDKNVLPVAGTREALFSVALMATPQGLNRPRRAILMPDPFYQIYSGAAVMAGAEPVYLPTSEDTGFLPDLSGLSQETLQRTTLAYVCSPSNPQGAAATPEQFSQYIEMARKHDFVLVVDECYSEIYFXKPLPGVLTACDRLGGLTKNVLTFHSLSKRSNVPGLRSGFVAGDHQLIKSFGRLRQYTGNASPGPVLAVAAALWKDESHVEVNRRLYREKFDDAEILLGEHPCFYKPEGGFYLWLKVGDGEAVTQTLWKEAGVKVMPGKFLSTENGDAPGAGYIRVALVHSRKKTAEGLRRIAALL; from the coding sequence ATGGTTAATGAACGGCTTGACTTATTACGGGATTATCCCTTTCGGAGACTGAGTGCTTTACTGGCGGACTTAAATCCACCCGCTAGGGAGGAGGAGATTATAATGTCGATCGGGGAGCCCCAACATCCGTATCCGGCATTTGTGGATCGCNTCTTGGCAGAAAACTCCGGATTATGGGGCAAGTACCCCCCCACACTGGGCACCCGGGAGCTCCGGGTATCTATTTCAGATTGGCTACACAGAAGATACGGCCTCACCTCCATCCAAATTGATCCTGATAAGAATGTTTTACCCGTTGCTGGCACAAGGGAAGCACTATTTTCGGTCGCTCTTATGGCTACTCCCCAAGGGTTGAACAGGCCCAGGCGGGCAATATTGATGCCCGATCCATTTTACCAGATATATTCAGGAGCAGCCGTCATGGCAGGAGCTGAGCCTGTATATCTGCCAACCTCAGAGGATACTGGCTTTTTGCCCGACCTGTCGGGCCTGTCCCAAGAGACACTTCAAAGGACAACACTAGCCTATGTTTGCAGCCCGTCAAATCCACAAGGCGCTGCTGCGACTCCAGAACAATTTAGCCAATATATTGAAATGGCAAGAAAACACGATTTCGTTCTGGTAGTGGATGAATGTTATTCTGAGATATATTTTNGAAAGCCATTGCCAGGAGTATTGACAGCCTGCGATCGGCTAGGTGGCTTAACCAAAAATGTTTTAACCTTTCACTCCCTATCTAAGAGATCCAATGTNCCTGGCCTCCGCTCGGGATTCGTAGCTGGAGACCATCAACTCATCAAATCATTTGGGCGGCTACGTCAATATACCGGTAATGCAAGCCCCGGTCCCGTGTTGGCAGTCGCCGCCGCCCTCTGGAAAGATGAATCCCATGTTGAAGTCAATCGCAGACTTTACCGGGAAAAATTCGACGACGCTGAAATATTGTTGGGCGAACATCCATGCTTTTACAAACCAGAGGGAGGGTTTTATCTTTGGCTCAAAGTCGGTGATGGAGAAGCGGTAACTCAGACCCTCTGGAAGGAAGCTGGCGTAAAGGTAATGCCCGGGAAGTTTCTCAGCACGGAAAACGGCGATGCCCCAGGCGCTGGCTACATACGGGTGGCATTGGTTCATTCTCGAAAGAAAACTGCAGAAGGCCTTCGCCGAATAGCAGCTTTGCTGTAA
- a CDS encoding peptidase S16 — protein sequence MQPYQIEHLPETLPVFPLPGAILLPSGKLPLNIFEARYLSMVRDALKTNWLIGMIQPKRKGTEKGDHLYEVGCAGKVVSFSETEDNRLLITLSGLIRFKTTEELPPQNDYRTFQIDWEPFRADLQPASEGEIDRNNLERVLRQYLESKNIPAKWEEITKTPSSSLLTSLAMQCPFTVEEKQALLETQNLGELTSLITSLLTMATDSNATSSTAQH from the coding sequence ATGCAACCATATCAAATTGAGCATCTGCCCGAAACACTTCCCGTTTTTCCCTTACCGGGTGCAATTCTTTTACCCTCCGGTAAGTTACCCCTTAACATTTTTGAGGCTCGATACCTCAGCATGGTGCGAGATGCCCTCAAAACAAATTGGCTCATTGGCATGATACAGCCAAAACGTAAAGGCACCGAAAAAGGCGACCATCTATACGAGGTCGGTTGCGCTGGGAAAGTCGTGTCGTTTTCCGAAACTGAAGACAATCGTTTGCTAATAACACTAAGCGGATTAATAAGATTTAAGACTACAGAAGAACTGCCGCCGCAGAACGATTATCGCACATTTCAAATTGACTGGGAACCATTTCGGGCTGACCTTCAACCTGCCTCCGAAGGCGAAATTGATCGCAACAATTTGGAAAGAGTGTTGCGGCAATATTTAGAATCAAAAAATATTCCGGCAAAATGGGAAGAAATAACAAAGACACCCAGCTCCTCACTATTAACCTCCCTAGCCATGCAATGCCCTTTTACAGTGGAAGAAAAACAAGCTTTGCTTGAAACCCAGAACCTAGGAGAGTTGACCAGTCTCATAACGTCTTTATTAACTATGGCTACCGACAGTAATGCAACGTCTTCGACCGCTCAGCATTAA
- the trxA gene encoding thioredoxin encodes MEPIIGGQAVPDDVVKDSDAANFISDVIEASRETPVVVDFWAPWCEPCKQLGPQIEKAVTGKNGQVKLVKINVDENQEIAAQLQVQSIPAVFAFKDGRPVDGFVGAQPESQIKAFIDRLAGDSGPSPIDLALEEAESLVSQNNHAQAQTIFEQVIAHDPANTAAIAGALRCHVSMGQLSEGRDLLNSLDPALHQQAEISGAIAALELAEEASELTNTDADLEPLKMKLEASPSDHQARYDLACALWAIGERAKSVDELLEIIRQNQSWNEDAARKQLLKYFEAMGPTDPLTMEARSQLSSLLFS; translated from the coding sequence ATGGAACCCATTATAGGTGGTCAGGCTGTACCTGACGACGTTGTAAAGGACAGCGACGCAGCGAATTTTATTTCTGATGTGATCGAGGCATCCCGCGAAACACCTGTGGTGGTGGACTTCTGGGCACCTTGGTGCGAACCCTGCAAACAACTTGGTCCTCAAATAGAAAAGGCGGTGACAGGAAAAAACGGCCAGGTAAAACTGGTTAAAATCAACGTGGATGAAAACCAAGAAATAGCAGCGCAGTTGCAAGTGCAGTCGATACCAGCGGTCTTTGCCTTTAAGGATGGCAGGCCGGTGGATGGTTTCGTGGGAGCCCAACCCGAAAGTCAAATTAAAGCCTTCATTGACCGATTGGCTGGAGATTCGGGGCCGTCACCTATAGACCTTGCTCTGGAGGAGGCCGAGTCCCTTGTTTCTCAAAATAACCACGCCCAAGCGCAAACTATCTTCGAACAAGTCATTGCACATGACCCAGCCAATACTGCTGCCATTGCCGGCGCTCTTCGCTGCCATGTTAGCATGGGACAGTTATCTGAGGGACGCGACTTGCTAAACTCGCTAGATCCAGCGCTTCACCAGCAAGCAGAAATTTCTGGGGCGATTGCCGCTCTGGAGTTGGCCGAGGAAGCCTCCGAATTAACCAACACCGATGCGGACCTGGAGCCCTTAAAGATGAAACTTGAGGCTTCACCTTCCGATCACCAGGCAAGATATGATCTAGCTTGCGCTTTGTGGGCTATAGGCGAACGAGCCAAATCCGTGGATGAGTTGCTTGAGATTATTCGCCAAAATCAGAGTTGGAATGAAGACGCCGCCCGTAAACAGCTACTAAAATATTTTGAGGCAATGGGCCCCACCGACCCGTTAACCATGGAGGCCCGCAGTCAACTTTCATCCCTTCTGTTCTCTTAA
- a CDS encoding amidase produces MLTMQHNWDTMTALELGQKIAENFINPVELTEYFLERMKHHDRTGSIYVRHTRARAFQEAEAARQRAKAGMTRSRLDGVPISWKDLYDTANIPTEGGSPLLVGRTPTTDALVLKRATMAGLVCLGKTNTVQFALGGIGSNPHTGTPPNAVMKDAPRAPGGSSCGAAVSVASGLAAAAIGSDTGGSVRVPAAWNCLVGLKTSYGALPLDGVLPLSPTLDTVGPLTKSVADAAEIFGILGARIPVDLEGRNPVNRLRLLCPTNVVWDQADPTVESNTRKALDALDNLGAAVVHDTVQAFDEITDAIIKKGGIATAEAYTTWRHLVDTKGAAIDPNVLARFHQGREMSAPDVEIVRAEVRKQAPALYAKLAGFDAMVMPTVPILPPTLESVDRDPEAYRIANMLALRNTTLGNILPCCAVTLPIPAEIPCGLMVMAPAGHDNRLLRIAATVENALGSAQESTNTKALD; encoded by the coding sequence ATGCTGACAATGCAACATAACTGGGACACGATGACAGCACTTGAGCTAGGACAAAAAATAGCAGAAAACTTCATCAACCCTGTGGAATTGACCGAATATTTTCTTGAGCGCATGAAACATCATGATAGAACCGGCTCAATTTATGTACGCCACACGAGAGCCCGGGCTTTTCAAGAAGCTGAGGCTGCAAGACAACGGGCTAAGGCAGGAATGACCCGGAGCCGACTCGATGGTGTACCAATATCTTGGAAAGACCTATACGATACTGCCAATATTCCCACCGAAGGGGGCTCTCCTTTGCTGGTAGGGCGAACACCCACGACAGATGCCCTAGTGCTTAAGCGAGCTACAATGGCTGGCCTAGTCTGCCTAGGTAAAACCAATACCGTCCAATTCGCGCTGGGTGGAATTGGCAGCAATCCTCATACCGGCACCCCGCCGAATGCTGTTATGAAGGATGCACCTCGCGCTCCCGGAGGTTCCTCTTGTGGAGCAGCGGTCTCAGTTGCCAGCGGGCTGGCCGCTGCGGCAATAGGATCCGACACTGGTGGATCAGTGCGAGTGCCAGCAGCATGGAATTGTCTCGTGGGTCTCAAAACTTCATATGGTGCACTCCCACTCGATGGGGTCCTGCCACTATCTCCAACCCTAGACACCGTTGGACCGCTAACTAAGAGTGTAGCTGATGCCGCCGAAATATTTGGAATCTTGGGGGCCCGTATTCCCGTGGACTTAGAAGGCCGTAACCCGGTTAATCGGCTCCGCCTTCTATGCCCAACTAATGTAGTTTGGGATCAGGCTGATCCGACAGTCGAGTCAAACACTCGCAAAGCCCTCGACGCCCTCGACAACTTAGGAGCCGCGGTGGTGCACGACACCGTGCAGGCGTTCGATGAAATTACCGACGCAATAATAAAAAAAGGTGGTATTGCTACGGCAGAGGCCTACACAACTTGGCGCCATTTGGTAGACACCAAAGGCGCGGCCATAGATCCAAATGTCTTAGCACGTTTTCACCAAGGTCGAGAGATGTCAGCGCCTGATGTGGAAATAGTTCGGGCCGAGGTCCGGAAACAGGCACCAGCTCTCTATGCGAAGCTTGCAGGTTTCGATGCGATGGTAATGCCAACGGTACCAATACTTCCACCAACGCTTGAGAGCGTCGATCGAGATCCAGAAGCCTATCGTATCGCAAACATGTTAGCGCTCCGCAACACAACACTCGGCAACATACTCCCGTGCTGCGCCGTAACCCTTCCAATACCGGCAGAAATCCCATGTGGCCTTATGGTGATGGCACCAGCCGGACATGACAACAGGCTACTGCGAATAGCCGCAACGGTCGAAAATGCCTTGGGCTCTGCCCAGGAATCAACCAACACAAAGGCTCTTGACTAA